Proteins from one Corynebacterium epidermidicanis genomic window:
- the sigE gene encoding RNA polymerase sigma factor SigE, producing MKSVDSSHVSRLNGSVVARAEHGVGEEFGPSAAPASGEASVPQVDELTGTAAFDAGIAGMPTWAELVQEHADSVYRLAFRLSGNQHDAEDLTQETFMRVFRSIKSYQPGTFEGWLHRITTNLFLDMVRHRAKIRMEALPEDYERVPGTDLTPEQAYNVANLDPALQAALDGLSPEFRVAVVLCDVIGMSYDEIADTLGVKLGTVRSRIHRGRSQLRAALEAAAETDESAQLLIQSKV from the coding sequence ATGAAATCCGTAGACTCTTCGCACGTTTCTCGCTTGAACGGGTCCGTTGTGGCCCGAGCAGAGCACGGCGTAGGTGAGGAGTTTGGCCCCTCCGCAGCACCCGCCTCCGGTGAGGCATCAGTTCCTCAAGTTGACGAGCTAACCGGCACCGCCGCTTTTGATGCCGGTATTGCTGGGATGCCTACTTGGGCAGAACTCGTTCAGGAACACGCTGACTCGGTCTATCGTCTAGCTTTCCGGCTGAGCGGTAACCAACACGATGCAGAGGACCTGACCCAAGAGACCTTCATGCGCGTGTTTCGTTCCATCAAGAGCTACCAGCCCGGAACCTTTGAAGGCTGGCTTCACCGCATCACCACGAATCTATTCTTGGATATGGTGCGCCATCGCGCGAAAATTCGCATGGAAGCCTTGCCGGAAGACTATGAGCGTGTCCCCGGAACCGACCTCACCCCAGAACAGGCATATAACGTAGCCAACTTGGATCCTGCCCTCCAGGCAGCGCTTGATGGCCTCAGCCCTGAGTTTCGTGTTGCGGTCGTGCTTTGTGACGTCATCGGGATGTCCTACGACGAAATAGCAGATACCCTCGGTGTGAAATTGGGTACAGTGCGTTCGCGAATCCACCGTGGCCGTTCTCAGCTGCGAGCTGCGTTGGAAGCTGCCGCTGAGACCGATGAATCCGCACAGTTGTTGATCCAGTCGAAGGTCTAG
- a CDS encoding anti-sigma factor family protein, protein MPTIWKGVEQFVVATPKRPFRPHLPQLPKLTEARDRADHGFDSIEHLSAEAIAGYVDNELPTIAMNRARVHLVHCAECRAEVLAQRRASERLRKSAAEELSAPSSLLDKLTSIAQSCPEGPPADDLPAARATSFSARVETFYRAVKKAHGK, encoded by the coding sequence ATGCCGACGATCTGGAAAGGAGTCGAACAGTTCGTGGTTGCAACGCCAAAGAGGCCATTTCGGCCGCATCTCCCGCAGCTACCAAAGCTGACTGAAGCGCGCGATCGCGCCGACCACGGCTTTGACTCCATCGAACACCTCAGCGCGGAAGCTATCGCCGGCTACGTCGATAACGAGCTGCCGACGATCGCAATGAACCGTGCGCGCGTCCATCTGGTCCACTGCGCAGAATGTCGGGCCGAGGTGCTTGCTCAACGACGAGCCTCAGAACGGCTTCGCAAGAGCGCAGCAGAGGAACTGTCCGCACCGAGTTCGCTATTAGACAAACTCACCTCAATCGCCCAATCTTGCCCGGAGGGGCCACCCGCGGACGACCTTCCGGCAGCTCGTGCTACCAGTTTCAGCGCCCGGGTAGAAACGTTTTATCGGGCGGTCAAGAAAGCGCACGGCAAGTAG
- a CDS encoding O-methyltransferase — MNDTATTALTNYIVATSTEEAFVADARQHAEEFGLAVPDPITGSLLATLAAGAATADNAGAIAVTPAAGVVGLYLLKGLGEKGHLTCIDPETEHQRQAKTSFQAAGYRTSAYRFLPSRPLEVMGRLANDSYQLVYGDVHPADLRAFVDAAWPLLSSGGVLIVTNALLDGTIADESRKDRDTVAARATDAYLRELDGALLCRLPLGAGLTIVTKR; from the coding sequence GTGAACGATACTGCTACCACCGCACTAACCAACTACATCGTGGCCACTAGCACTGAAGAAGCATTTGTGGCTGATGCCCGCCAGCATGCCGAGGAGTTTGGCTTAGCTGTTCCGGACCCGATCACGGGTTCCTTGCTAGCAACTTTGGCCGCCGGTGCCGCCACCGCGGACAATGCCGGGGCTATCGCGGTCACGCCAGCCGCCGGCGTGGTCGGCCTTTACCTACTTAAGGGGCTCGGCGAGAAGGGGCACCTCACCTGCATCGATCCCGAAACCGAGCATCAGCGACAAGCCAAAACCAGCTTCCAGGCCGCCGGTTACCGCACGTCTGCCTACCGCTTCCTCCCCTCACGACCACTTGAGGTCATGGGACGCCTGGCAAACGACTCCTACCAGCTCGTTTACGGCGACGTCCACCCCGCTGACCTTCGCGCGTTCGTCGACGCAGCCTGGCCACTGCTTTCCTCCGGTGGCGTGCTCATCGTGACCAATGCGCTTCTCGACGGGACAATTGCCGACGAATCGCGTAAAGACCGCGACACGGTCGCCGCCCGCGCAACAGATGCATACCTGCGCGAACTTGATGGCGCCCTGTTGTGTCGTCTCCCCTTAGGCGCGGGGCTGACGATCGTCACCAAGCGATAG